One genomic region from Lineus longissimus chromosome 6, tnLinLong1.2, whole genome shotgun sequence encodes:
- the LOC135489923 gene encoding uncharacterized protein LOC135489923: MEENGLLLLAEALATHIEQRVEQVTEEISQLEASLNARTRQVTPPAAPTPAPRQRPPSPRTEPPPRPTPRPRAPRIPRPVTPPPMFVPPQRLISYPISPQLFTSTPAQHGNATYVPPPQGQSSNQCKPDTCSPTPISRPSLNPNACEFTCHAATPVRHDIVNPIPSLQLAREFRKPVVEIDKFDGDPTRYTQFCRQFNARIVNNTDSYDECLSYLLQFTSGEAHQVAQGFAHLNAKVGFDAAIQEFQRRYGDPNFVAQSYIMKALDWPPIKPDDPKALDQFGIFLRECQYAIQEVNALGTLEYSENLRKLVAKLPFRLHDKWRNIAFNVRERGELVTFALLVDFVLKEGRKVMDPVYGKGALQSKPAPVVRPIPKPRVKSSETPTSRTMLNTSARATPETKSQPTSGENVLSCPLCKRDHRLFKCKQFQDMSLEDKHKYVKSNRLCYNCLRASHMAKSCTSPVRCRVQGCGGSHHTLLHRTARDVTPPMEEAKGSQMSNTCYSMKEGHPSKGRPHFQLVPVFVSTNGRSLPTVAMLDSASQLTIIHQSLAKELCLKGEKQDLTINTMNSTAVMNSQLVSFKIKSQNLGNTKSSASMHINGAYALDIRAFQCTTQMCCPEWQHCKDLGLPAKIEPGDVKILIGIDNPDAHVQLEVRRGLPDQPIAVRTNLGWSLMGVDGHHDSKFDPLSVNRLFLEEHQQMEEFWSTESFGVSHNCTKPTSTEDRQAQKILEETTTMIDGHYQVAMLWRDPESTLPNNLPAAQRRFDLLMKRFN, from the coding sequence ATGGAAGAAAACGGACTCCTTCTATTGGCTGAGGCCCTGGCAACCCACATTGAACAGCGTGTGGAACAGGTCACGGAGGAAATCAGTCAACTTGAAGCAAGCCTGAATGCAAGGACAAGGCAGGTGACACCGCCAGCTGCACCCACGCCAGCTCCTAGACAACGACCACCGTCGCCACGGACGGAGCCACCACCTAGGCCTACTCCGAGACCTAGGGCTCCAAGAATTCCGAGACCAGTAACGCCACCTCCTATGTTTGTTCCGCCGCAAAGGCTGATCTCGTACCCAATATCACCTCAGTTGTTCACCAGCACTCCAGCTCAACATGGGAATGCTACTTACGTACCACCACCACAAGGACAGAGTTCAAATCAGTGTAAACCAGACACCTGTAGTCCTACTCCTATATCTAGACCTAGTCTAAATCCGAACGCCTGTGAGTTCACCTGTCATGCCGCTACACCAGTTAGACATGACATTGTCAACCCGATACCGTCACTTCAGCTTGCCCGAGAATTTCGAAAACCtgttgttgaaattgacaaatttGACGGAGACCCAACACGTTACACACAGTTTTGTCGTCAATTTAATGCCCGAATAGTGAACAATACAGACTCATATGATGAATGCCTGAGTTACCTTTTGCAGTTTACATCAGGGGAAGCGCATCAGGTGGCACAGGGCTTCGCCCACCTTAATGCAAAGGTTGGTTTTGATGCAGCCATTCAGGAATTTCAAAGACGTTATGGTGACCCCAATTTTGTTGCCCAAAGTTACATTATGAAGGCACTAGACTGGCCACCCATAAAGCCAGATGATCCAAAGGCTCTTGATCAGTTTGGCATTTTCCTTCGTGAATGTCAATATGCAATACAAGAAGTCAATGCTCTAGGAACACTGGAGTATTCAGAAAATCTTAGGAAACTTGTCGCTAAGTTACCGTTCAGATTACACGACAAGTGGCGAAACATAGCATTCAATGTACGGGAAAGGGGTGAACTTGTTACTTTTGCCCTTCTTGTAGACTTTGTGTTGAAAGAGGGTAGAAAAGTCATGGACCCTGTGTATGGAAAGGGGGCATTGCAATCAAAACCTGCCCCAGTCGTGCGACCAATTCCAAAACCGCGAGTCAAATCAAGTGAAACGCCAACTTCGCGTACAATGCTCAACACAAGTGCCCGTGCTACACCTGAGACTAAGTCACAACCTACGTCAGGGGAAAATGTGCTCTCATGTCCACTTTGTAAAAGGGACCATCGTCTTTTCAAGTGCAAACAATTCCAGGATATGTCCCTGGAAGACAAACATAAGTATGTGAAATCCAACAGACTCTGTTATAATTGTCTCCGTGCTTCGCACATGGCTAAAAGTTGCACATCTCCAGTTAGATGCCGAGTTCAGGGGTGTGGAGGTAGTCACCACACCTTGCTTCACAGAACAGCCAGGGATGTTACTCCACCAATGGAAGAGGCAAAGGGGTCTCAGATGTCAAACACATGTTATTCGATGAAAGAGGGTCACCCTAGCAAAGGTCGACCTCACTTTCAACTAGTACCCGTATTTGTCTCCACAAATGGGAGATCGCTACCAACCGTGGCAATGTTAGACTCAGCTAGCCAATTAACAATAATCCATCAATCTTTAGCGAAGGAACTTTGTCTCAAGGGAGAGAAACAGGACCTCACCATAAATACTATGAACTCCACTGCAGTTATGAACTCTCAGCTtgtctcattcaaaatcaaGTCTCAAAATCTTGGAAACACCAAATCTAGCGCAAGCATGCACATCAATGGTGCCTATGCTTTGGACATTCGAGCGTTTCAGTGTACAACTCAAATGTGTTGCCCAGAATGGCAGCATTGCAAGGATTTGGGCCTCCCTGCGAAAATTGAACCTGGTGATGTGAAAATATTGATAGGAATAGACAATCCCGATGCTCATGTGCAACTTGAGGTTAGACGCGGCTTACCAGATCAACCCATCGCAGTCCGTACTAATCTTGGTTGGTCTCTCATGGGAGTAGATGGGCATCATGACTCTAAATTTGATCCACTCTCTGTGAATAGACTATTTCTAGAAGAGCACCAGCAAATGGAGGAATTTTGGAGCACTGAATCATTTGGTGTTAGCCATAACTGTACCAAACCAACGTCAACTGAAGACAGACAAGCACAGAAAATATTGGAGGAGACTACTACTATGATCGATGGCCATTACCAAGTCGCAATGCTATGGAGGGACCCAGAGTCAACCCTGCCAAACAACTTGCCTGCAGCTCAACGTCGATTTGATCTTCTCATGAAACGCTTCAATTAG
- the LOC135489924 gene encoding uncharacterized protein LOC135489924: MTALDSLELAIRDVSFNHDEHPIQRTLGVRWDVQDDVFVFVCQPKDNPMTKRGLVSTMSSVFDPCGYITPFTVRAKLLAQELWREGLGWDQPLPEGLLQKWSTWLAELVNLTVFKLPRHHPNFSPTVKDVELHIFSDASEIAFAAVAYLRYQIEDGIIVCSFLSSKSRVAPLKILSIPRLELQGALLAARLGKTLEDELKLRIDRKIHWTDSQIVLKYLNNGAKRFKPFVANRVAEILDITDGPDWRHVATNLNPADCSTRGLPVKSLTPESLWFQGPTFLSEAEENWPNSDIEPSHDLDPEDPEVKKSETLRAAMYNLAVDQPEKTDQPGPQHDLTPLIVPEDYSTLKPLLRRTAWIQRALRNFASAVPRLGHHICKEPEITAQEYEDATLHWVRAAQHDTYSMEVDSLKREDPLSPKSQLFNLMPFYDVDSQCIRVGGRLQKAPMPGDAKFQIILPAMHHVTRLIAADIHNKLWHGGQEHIIAEMRQQYWPVKARMVAKRAINGCFFCYLRKVRPRIPRMADLPPCRLDVTSGVFRQCGVDYWGPMMVKLRRSTVKRWGCLFTCMSTRAIHLELADSLESDDFLLCLRAFIGRRGHPLEMYSDNGTNFKGADKELSQCLQELNQNKIYGLLSPHKIIWHFNPPSAPHFGGAWERLVQSVKKALNTTDTVLRTALIEVEAVLNSRPLTHNSPDPSDYTALTPNHFIIGRADNKIPPTQCQEKEINSRRRWRQCQTIADKVCRRWQQEYLPKLTARDRWTEDNKSTTIGSLVMLLDEDAPRGHWELGRVIAVYPGDDGRVRAVDVKTARNTFRRPVAKICILEENV; encoded by the coding sequence ATGACAGCTTTAGATAGTTTGGAGTTGGCAATCCGCGATGTTAGCTTCAATCATGATGAACATCCCATCCAAAGAACTTTAGGAGTGCGTTGGGATGTCCAGGACGATGTTTTTGTATTTGTTTGTCAGCCCAAGGACAATCCTATGACCAAACGGGGCCTTGTTAGCACGATGAGTTCGGTATTTGACCCCTGTGGCTACATAACACCTTTCACAGTTCGGGCAAAGCTGTTGGCCCAGGAGCTATGGAGGGAAGGATTAGGTTGGGACCAACCCCTGCCTGAAGGACTCTTGCAAAAATGGTCCACATGGTTAGCTGAACTGGTAAATTTGACCGTCTTCAAATTGCCTAGGCACCACCCAAATTTCTCTCCAACCGTCAAGGATGTTGAACTTCACATATTCAGCGACGCGTCTGAAATTGCCTTTGCCGCTGTGGCCTACTTACGCTATCAAATTGAGGATGGAATCATTGTGTGCTCATTTCTGTCATCAAAATCGCGTGTAGCACCGCTGAAAATTCTTTCCATTCCAAGACTTGAGTTACAGGGAGCTCTGCTAGCCGCCCGCCTAGGAAAAACCTTGGAGGATGAACTGAAATTGCGCATTGACAGAAAAATTCATTGGACTGACTCACAAATAGTCCTGAAGTATCTCAACAATGGGGCAAAACGCTTCAAGCCTTTCGTGGCTAATAGGGTCGCGGAGATATTAGATATAACAGATGGGCCGGATTGGCGTCATGTCGCTACCAATCTGAACCCAGCGGACTGCAGTACAAGAGGCTTGCCCGTTAAATCACTAACACCAGAAAGCTTGTGGTTCCAGGGCCCAACTTTCCTAAGTGAAGCTGAAGAAAATTGGCCCAACTCTGATATTGAGCCATcacatgaccttgaccctgagGATCCAGAGGTAAAAAAGTCAGAGACATTGCGTGCCGCTATGTACAACCTTGCAGTAGATCAACCTGAGAAAACGGACCAGCCAGGTCCACAGCATGATCTCACCCCGTTGATTGTCCCCGAAGATTATTCCACTTTGAAACCACTGTTACGCCGAACAGCCTGGATTCAACGTGCCTTGCGTAACTTTGCCTCCGCTGTTCCCCGCCTGGGACATCACATTTGCAAGGAACCTGAAATCACCGCTCAAGAATACGAAGACGCCACATTACATTGGGTCAGAGCAGCTCAGCATGACACATATAGCATGGAAGTGGACAGTCTAAAACGTGAGGACCCCCTGAGCCCCAAAAGCCAGCTCTTCAATTTGATGCCCTTTTATGATGTGGACAGTCAATGCATTAGAGTGGGGGGACGACTCCAGAAAGCACCAATGCCAGGGGATGCTAAGTTCCAGATTATTTTGCCTGCCATGCATCATGTCACTCGTCTTATTGCTGCGGACATTCACAACAAACTGTGGCATGGAGGGCAAGAACATATCATTGCCGAAATGAGACAACAGTATTGGCCAGTTAAAGCCAGGATGGTAGCCAAACGGGCTATCAATGGATGTTTTTTCTGTTACCTGCGAAAAGTGAGGCCTCGGATTCCAAGAATGGCCGACCTACCGCCGTGCCGTCTAGATGTCACATCCGGCGTTTTCAGACAATGTGGTGTGGACTATTGGGGTCCAATGATGGTCAAATTGCGCAGAAGTACGGTAAAACGATGGGGGTGCTTGTTCACGTGCATGAGCACCAGAGCCATACACCTGGAACTAGCAGACTCACTAGAATCTGACGATTTCTTGCTGTGCCTCCGAGCTTTCATAGGGAGACGGGGACATCCCCTTGAAATGTACAGTGATAATGGgaccaatttcaagggtgcaGACAAGGAACTGTCACAATGTTTGCAGGAACTCAATCAGAACAAAATATACGGCCTACTCTCACCTCATAAGATCATATGGCACTTCAACCCACCCTCTGCACCGCATTTCGGGGGTGCATGGGAACGGCTCGTACAATCTGTTAAGAAGGCACTGAACACTACTGATACAGTATTACGTACTGCCTTGATTGAGGTGGAGGCAGTCTTGAACAGTCGGCCGCTAACTCACAACAGCCCCGACCCTAGTGATTATACCGCGCTCACGCCGAACCACTTTATAATAGGCCGTGCTGATAACAAAATACCGCCTACCCAATGTCAGGAAAAGGAAATCAACAGTAGACGTAGATGGCGCCAGTGCCAAACTATCGCCGACAAAGTATGTCGTCGCTGGCAACAAGAGTATCTCCCAAAGTTGACAGCTCGTGACCGGTGGACGGAGGACAATAAGTCTACTACAATCGGCAGTCTTGTAATGCTCCTGGATGAGGACGCCCCCAGGGGCCACTGGGAACTAGGTCGAGTAATTGCAGTCTACCCCGGAGACGATGGAAGAGTGCGCGCAGTCGACGTCAAAACAGCAAGAAACACTTTCCGGCGACCTGTCGCAAAAATTTGCATTCTGGAGGAAAACGTGTAA